The Paenibacillus sp. RUD330 genome has a segment encoding these proteins:
- the dpsA gene encoding dipicolinate synthase subunit DpsA, whose product MLTGVQVLLIGGDARQLEVIRRLSELDAAVTVSGFDGLRTLPDGTVDNELRDELFDKADAILLPAVGTDDNGIIPAAFSNSELRLTDAQLARVPDHCKVYAGMARPYLKSLCASRGIELVELFERDDVAISNSIPTAEGAVKMAIENTDFTIHGSSCMVLGLGRTGLTLIRTLQGLGARVLAGVHRPEHFARAQEMGAKPFYTRDLLDYAANIDLLFNTIPTMIVTAQMIARMPSRAVIIDLASKPGGTDFRFAEKRGLKAILAPGLPGIVAPVTAGRIIADCVTQLIMEDISARGNE is encoded by the coding sequence ATGCTGACCGGCGTTCAGGTGCTGCTGATCGGCGGCGACGCAAGGCAGCTAGAGGTCATCCGCAGGCTGTCGGAACTGGATGCAGCCGTTACGGTGTCCGGATTTGACGGACTCCGCACCCTTCCGGACGGAACCGTGGACAATGAGCTTCGCGACGAGCTGTTCGACAAGGCAGACGCCATTCTTCTGCCTGCGGTAGGGACGGACGACAACGGCATAATACCCGCTGCTTTCAGCAATTCCGAACTGCGCCTGACGGATGCGCAGCTTGCGCGTGTCCCCGACCATTGCAAGGTCTATGCCGGCATGGCGAGGCCTTATTTGAAGTCGTTGTGCGCCAGCCGCGGAATCGAGCTTGTCGAGCTGTTCGAGCGGGACGACGTGGCGATATCGAATTCGATTCCGACGGCGGAAGGCGCCGTCAAAATGGCTATCGAGAATACGGACTTCACCATTCATGGCTCCTCATGCATGGTGCTCGGCCTCGGGCGGACGGGGCTTACGCTTATCCGCACCCTTCAGGGCCTGGGGGCCCGGGTGCTTGCCGGAGTGCACCGTCCCGAGCATTTCGCAAGAGCGCAGGAAATGGGCGCAAAGCCTTTCTACACAAGGGATTTGCTCGATTACGCAGCCAATATCGACTTGCTTTTTAACACAATTCCAACTATGATAGTCACAGCGCAAATGATTGCTAGAATGCCCTCCCGCGCCGTCATTATCGACCTGGCCTCCAAGCCTGGCGGTACGGATTTCCGCTTTGCGGAGAAGCGCGGACTGAAGGCGATTCTTGCTCCCGGATTGCCGGGAATCGTTGCCCCTGTGACAGCCGGCCGAATCATAGCTGATTGTGTCACTCAGCTGATTATGGAAGACATCAGCGCGCGGGGGAATGAATGA
- the dut gene encoding dUTP diphosphatase, with amino-acid sequence MFPVEFKRLPGSEDVPLPLRMSEAAAGFDLHASVAEPLRLQPGERALVPTGFAMAMPEILEAQIRPRSGLAYKHGITVLNSPGTIDADYRGEVKVLLVNLGQQPFTINRGERIAQMVFQAVPAVSVSEVEELSETVRGAGGFGHTGV; translated from the coding sequence TTGTTTCCGGTAGAGTTTAAGCGTCTACCCGGCAGCGAGGATGTGCCTCTGCCGCTGCGGATGTCGGAAGCGGCGGCTGGCTTCGACCTGCATGCCTCGGTAGCGGAGCCTTTACGGCTTCAGCCCGGAGAGCGCGCGCTTGTTCCGACCGGCTTCGCCATGGCGATGCCGGAAATACTGGAAGCGCAGATCCGTCCCCGCAGCGGGCTTGCGTACAAGCACGGCATTACGGTGCTCAATTCCCCAGGCACGATCGATGCCGACTACCGTGGAGAGGTGAAGGTGCTTCTGGTCAACCTGGGCCAGCAGCCGTTCACGATCAACCGGGGAGAACGGATCGCCCAGATGGTATTCCAGGCCGTTCCGGCCGTCTCCGTCTCCGAGGTCGAAGAGCTGAGCGAGACGGTTCGCGGGGCCGGAGGGTTCGGACATACAGGCGTTTGA
- a CDS encoding dipicolinate synthase subunit B, translated as MNWNGLTVGYALSGSHCTFAEVMPQIQRFVDAGANVVPIVTQSLMTTDTRFGTAEEWKSKLLEITGNEIISTIVQAEPLGPSKLIDVLLIAPCTGNTTSKLANALTDSAVLMAAKAQMRNGRPVVIGISTNDGLGLNMANIAKLMAAKSIFFVPFGQDDPVNKPNSLVAKMDLAMEACEHALQGKQMQPVLIERR; from the coding sequence ATGAACTGGAACGGACTAACGGTCGGTTATGCCCTGTCGGGCTCTCACTGCACGTTCGCGGAGGTCATGCCTCAGATTCAACGCTTCGTCGATGCCGGCGCCAATGTCGTGCCGATCGTCACGCAGAGCCTGATGACGACGGACACCCGCTTCGGTACAGCCGAGGAGTGGAAGAGCAAGCTGCTTGAGATCACCGGCAATGAGATCATCTCGACGATCGTCCAGGCCGAGCCGCTCGGACCTTCCAAGCTGATCGACGTGCTGCTGATCGCGCCATGCACGGGCAATACGACGAGCAAGCTTGCGAACGCCTTGACAGACAGCGCCGTGCTTATGGCGGCCAAGGCGCAGATGCGCAACGGCAGGCCGGTCGTCATCGGGATTTCGACCAACGACGGCCTTGGGCTGAACATGGCGAACATCGCGAAGCTGATGGCGGCGAAGAGCATCTTCTTCGTGCCGTTCGGCCAGGATGATCCGGTGAACAAGCCGAATTCGCTCGTCGCCAAGATGGACCTTGCCATGGAGGCTTGCGAGCATGCCTTGCAAGGCAAGCAGATGCAGCCCGTCCTGATCGAGAGAAGATAG